Proteins encoded by one window of Akkermansia muciniphila ATCC BAA-835:
- a CDS encoding polysaccharide biosynthesis/export family protein, which translates to MKKYICSILCLMLGPAGLGSAQSPDAVPPQGTIEIQVRGIPADDATAISGQYLLDGNGTIRMPQLPPGQDVLRVVGKTARQIEDMLMAAYKKAELYTAPTFLVKVQSSDARLTEHIVLVSGGVAMKKNVLWRRGMTLLEAIVGAGDITDWGSRYVQVTRGGKTVTYDYFSIKDRAIPIQPNDRIFVPQRGIFEGRPAKLLP; encoded by the coding sequence ATGAAAAAATATATTTGTTCCATCCTTTGTCTTATGCTGGGCCCGGCGGGGCTGGGCTCCGCCCAGTCTCCGGATGCCGTGCCGCCCCAGGGCACCATTGAAATCCAGGTGCGCGGCATTCCCGCCGACGACGCTACCGCTATTTCCGGGCAGTATCTGTTGGACGGGAACGGAACGATACGCATGCCCCAGCTCCCTCCGGGGCAGGATGTGCTGCGCGTGGTAGGCAAAACGGCCCGCCAGATTGAAGACATGCTGATGGCCGCCTACAAGAAGGCGGAGCTGTACACGGCCCCTACGTTTTTGGTGAAGGTGCAGAGTTCGGATGCGCGGCTGACGGAACACATCGTTCTGGTAAGCGGCGGTGTGGCTATGAAGAAGAATGTTTTGTGGCGGCGCGGCATGACGCTTCTGGAGGCGATTGTGGGCGCCGGCGACATCACGGACTGGGGATCCCGCTACGTGCAGGTGACGCGCGGTGGAAAAACCGTGACGTATGATTATTTTTCCATTAAGGACAGGGCGATTCCCATCCAGCCCAATGACCGCATTTTTGTTCCTCAGCGCGGGATTTTTGAAGGGCGCCCGGCAAAACTTCTTCCCTGA
- a CDS encoding inorganic phosphate transporter: MDPIYYFIIGLILVLSCFDLVVGVSNDAANFLNSAVGSKAAPRRTIVLVAALGIIIGSLFSSGMMEIARSGVFMPARFSFHDIMLIFLAVMLTDVILLDVFNTFGLPTSTTVSIVFELLGGAVAAALFKIWSGEPGVAQELSSYINSSKALAIISGIFSSVFIAFICGITVMWISRLIFSFNYQKSFKYLGAVWCGVALTAITYFAIFKGLKGSTLVTKDMIRHLDAHIWLYVCCSLAFWTVLMAVLQNLCKVNILKVSVLAGTMALALSFAGNDLVNFIGVFMAGQSSMEIAAAAAAQGADLTTLSMGGLMAPVTADWRYLLGAGVIMVLALMFSKKAQTVTDTEVNLARQGGGVERFGSVPPARMAVRYALNASRAVEKIMPSCVGRFIEKRFRPVPEGPDNGASFDLIRASVNLTVAALLISLATSLRLPLSTTYVTFMVAMGSSLADKAWGRDSAVYRITGVITVISGWFFTAFAAFSMCFIVAACILYGGLFGIIAMCSLAAFLLLKSSRLHRKRTQAAAQAQAANYRDPAAAARYNEEIIELMKRMAEIYEMNLEALNVEDRKRLKKLRKEARGIRRSLSDKMAMEVMPVVRELPDKEADRGKRYVQMVEYATSVFESLSNITTASHAYIDNNHEGLDLERIELLRGMNSRVSSLYPRFREMMESNDYTGLDECLAGMDALDEEFAEAVKQQIILRPEDASDMRRALLYLNLLNETRAMIRKVLLLAKIQRKFVLGW; encoded by the coding sequence ATGGACCCGATCTATTACTTTATCATAGGACTGATACTGGTGTTATCCTGCTTCGACCTCGTTGTCGGAGTTTCCAATGACGCCGCCAACTTTTTGAACTCCGCCGTTGGTTCCAAGGCCGCTCCGCGCAGGACGATTGTGCTGGTGGCCGCTTTGGGTATCATCATCGGCTCGCTGTTCTCCAGCGGCATGATGGAAATCGCCAGAAGCGGCGTATTCATGCCGGCCCGGTTTTCCTTCCATGACATCATGTTGATCTTTCTGGCGGTCATGTTGACGGATGTTATCCTGCTGGACGTTTTCAACACGTTCGGCCTTCCCACTTCCACCACGGTTTCCATTGTTTTTGAACTGCTGGGCGGAGCCGTGGCCGCAGCTCTCTTTAAAATTTGGTCCGGGGAACCGGGCGTCGCTCAGGAATTGTCCAGCTACATCAATTCCTCCAAAGCTCTGGCGATCATCTCCGGCATTTTTTCCTCCGTTTTTATCGCTTTCATTTGCGGGATAACGGTTATGTGGATTTCCCGCCTCATCTTCTCCTTCAACTATCAAAAATCCTTCAAATACCTGGGCGCCGTCTGGTGCGGCGTGGCCCTGACGGCTATCACTTACTTCGCCATTTTCAAGGGGCTGAAGGGAAGCACGCTGGTCACCAAGGATATGATCCGCCACCTGGACGCCCATATCTGGCTGTACGTTTGCTGCAGCCTGGCATTCTGGACCGTCCTGATGGCCGTGCTCCAGAATCTTTGCAAAGTCAATATCCTGAAAGTATCCGTTCTCGCGGGCACCATGGCCCTGGCCCTTTCCTTTGCCGGGAATGACCTGGTCAACTTCATCGGAGTTTTCATGGCGGGGCAGTCTTCTATGGAAATTGCGGCCGCCGCCGCAGCGCAGGGGGCGGACCTTACCACTCTGTCCATGGGCGGTCTGATGGCCCCCGTCACGGCGGATTGGCGTTACCTGCTGGGGGCGGGCGTCATCATGGTGCTGGCCCTCATGTTCTCCAAAAAGGCGCAAACCGTTACGGATACGGAAGTCAATCTGGCGAGGCAGGGCGGGGGAGTAGAGCGGTTCGGCTCCGTCCCCCCGGCCCGCATGGCGGTGCGCTATGCCCTGAATGCTTCCCGCGCGGTGGAAAAAATCATGCCCTCCTGCGTCGGGAGGTTTATTGAAAAACGCTTCCGGCCTGTGCCGGAAGGGCCGGATAACGGTGCATCTTTCGACCTCATTCGCGCTTCCGTGAATTTGACGGTGGCTGCCCTGCTGATTTCTCTGGCCACGTCCCTTCGGCTTCCTCTTTCCACCACATATGTGACGTTCATGGTGGCGATGGGTTCCTCCCTGGCGGACAAGGCCTGGGGGCGGGACAGCGCCGTGTATCGCATCACCGGAGTGATTACGGTGATTTCAGGGTGGTTTTTTACGGCCTTTGCCGCGTTTTCCATGTGCTTCATTGTGGCGGCCTGCATCCTTTATGGCGGTCTCTTCGGCATCATCGCCATGTGTTCGCTGGCGGCTTTTCTGCTTCTGAAAAGTTCCAGGCTCCATCGTAAAAGAACCCAGGCTGCAGCTCAGGCGCAGGCCGCCAATTACCGGGATCCGGCTGCCGCCGCACGCTACAATGAGGAAATTATTGAACTGATGAAGCGCATGGCGGAAATCTATGAAATGAATCTGGAGGCCCTGAACGTGGAGGACAGGAAGCGTCTGAAAAAACTCCGGAAAGAAGCGCGCGGCATCCGCCGTTCCCTGAGCGATAAAATGGCGATGGAAGTCATGCCCGTCGTCCGTGAACTCCCGGACAAAGAGGCCGACCGAGGCAAGCGCTATGTGCAGATGGTGGAATACGCTACCTCCGTCTTTGAATCCCTCTCCAACATTACTACGGCCAGCCATGCCTATATAGACAACAACCATGAAGGGCTGGATTTGGAAAGGATAGAGCTTCTGCGGGGAATGAACAGCCGTGTTTCCTCCCTCTACCCCCGTTTCCGGGAAATGATGGAAAGCAATGACTATACCGGGTTGGACGAATGCCTGGCAGGCATGGACGCCCTGGATGAGGAATTTGCGGAAGCCGTCAAACAGCAGATTATTCTGCGTCCGGAAGACGCCTCCGATATGCGACGGGCGCTTCTCTATCTCAACCTCCTTAATGAAACCCGGGCAATGATCCGCAAAGTACTTCTTCTTGCTAAAATCCAGAGAAAATTTGTTCTTGGCTGGTAG
- the ruvA gene encoding Holliday junction branch migration protein RuvA, whose product MIAFLRGTVAESYPQRLILDVHGVGYEVIVPLSTFDRLNPLPGRELTLKTYLHVRENMQVLYGFATDAERDIFLLLIERVSGIGPATAIAILGSLSVEQFKQAVVGGDVSGIARAKGVGKKTAERIVLELKDKVGLAATWEAQAQGATSQAAGDAELALIALGFKQVESRKAIAAHLKDHPDADVDELIRAALRSMN is encoded by the coding sequence ATGATAGCTTTTCTGCGCGGCACGGTGGCGGAATCATATCCCCAGCGGTTGATCCTGGATGTTCATGGGGTGGGGTATGAAGTGATTGTGCCCCTGTCCACGTTTGACAGGCTGAATCCCCTTCCCGGCAGAGAGCTGACGCTGAAAACCTACCTGCATGTCCGGGAGAACATGCAGGTGCTGTACGGTTTTGCCACGGATGCGGAAAGGGATATTTTCCTGCTGCTGATTGAACGTGTTTCCGGAATCGGCCCGGCAACGGCGATTGCCATTTTGGGTTCCCTGTCCGTGGAGCAGTTCAAGCAGGCGGTTGTGGGCGGAGATGTTTCCGGCATTGCTCGGGCCAAGGGGGTGGGCAAGAAGACGGCGGAACGCATCGTCCTGGAACTGAAGGATAAAGTGGGCCTGGCCGCCACGTGGGAAGCCCAGGCCCAGGGCGCTACTTCCCAGGCCGCCGGGGACGCGGAATTGGCGCTGATTGCGCTCGGGTTCAAGCAGGTGGAATCCCGCAAGGCGATAGCCGCCCATCTGAAGGACCATCCGGATGCAGACGTGGACGAGCTCATACGCGCCGCTTTGCGTTCCATGAATTGA
- a CDS encoding polysaccharide biosynthesis tyrosine autokinase, with translation MSAQDQQNSDRIVRNIDYLQVLKNRWKEVFLVFLLVLVISVVVTFLMPPSYRATSQFQIKLPKPVMDIGRGGDVVATSNVTANYIPMQYSVLTSAEVLKVVSRKLNLAAEWGMTDEMAATNLAGMIKVAPVRATDLVDVIVSGPDPKLVQNIAKAVPEAYKQDREMRENRLVETAIKSLKDVLREQEDAVNEKMMALKKLIAESSYLPTSWRNGEHRSTLTAGMEEEEFRNAKAQAMDFERREKELASYVQELQRLPDDKLLDYVISSDLLNAETVGADALRKTYAEFSDKLKEKENLKSQNIGARHPKMLALLETERILGDKLNKELIGLRSSLKSKLEMVAASRKHWEATVAQKEEDLQKHVLQVPMYEQASRDYDAALDQLKELDSRYKDEIARLRVPREAIEMYQLPTYPAAPYKPNVTINLAVGAGAGLLLGIGLALLLEFMDTSVKTMEDVERALQVPVLGIIPKNVPILHSSDVMGPDAEAYRILRTNIEFNKKGLEEISLTFVSGSAGEGKTTTLCNLAYICAQGGYATLMIDADLRRSKLHRYYELDNEVGLTSYLLEDYPLEEVIFQTPIENLYVMPAGPTPFDPSGALNSRKFNELLQEVKQRFDIVLVDSPPILGVSDSAVIVSEVDMTLMVVQPRKLPLKALLRQKQVIESVGGNLAGVVMNNVDITSDHQYQYYTTYYSYYSADGASSGENADASSMKKVERSGKAKELAATQSHDSEDLY, from the coding sequence ATGAGTGCCCAGGATCAGCAGAACAGTGATCGCATCGTACGCAATATTGACTATTTGCAAGTTTTAAAAAATCGCTGGAAGGAAGTCTTTCTTGTTTTCCTTCTGGTGCTGGTCATTTCCGTGGTAGTGACTTTCTTGATGCCGCCCTCCTACCGGGCGACCAGCCAGTTTCAGATTAAACTGCCCAAGCCTGTGATGGATATAGGCAGGGGGGGGGACGTGGTTGCCACTTCCAACGTGACGGCCAACTACATTCCCATGCAGTATTCCGTGCTGACTTCCGCCGAAGTGCTTAAAGTGGTATCCAGAAAACTGAACCTTGCCGCGGAATGGGGGATGACGGATGAAATGGCGGCGACTAATCTGGCCGGCATGATTAAGGTGGCCCCTGTGCGTGCCACGGACCTTGTGGATGTCATTGTTTCCGGTCCGGACCCCAAACTGGTGCAGAATATTGCCAAGGCGGTGCCTGAGGCGTACAAGCAGGACCGTGAAATGCGCGAAAACCGTCTGGTGGAAACCGCCATCAAGAGCCTGAAGGATGTCCTCCGGGAACAGGAGGATGCCGTCAATGAAAAAATGATGGCTCTCAAAAAGCTGATTGCGGAGAGCTCCTACCTGCCTACGTCCTGGAGAAACGGTGAACACCGCAGCACCCTGACGGCCGGTATGGAAGAAGAGGAATTCCGGAATGCCAAAGCGCAGGCCATGGATTTTGAAAGGAGGGAAAAGGAACTGGCTTCCTATGTGCAGGAATTGCAGCGTCTGCCCGACGACAAGTTGCTGGATTACGTGATCAGTTCCGACCTGCTGAATGCGGAGACTGTAGGGGCGGACGCTCTCCGTAAGACCTATGCTGAATTTTCCGACAAGCTCAAGGAAAAGGAAAATCTGAAATCCCAGAATATCGGCGCCAGGCATCCCAAAATGCTGGCGCTGCTGGAAACGGAAAGGATTCTGGGGGATAAGCTGAACAAGGAATTGATAGGCCTGCGTTCTTCCCTGAAGAGCAAGCTGGAAATGGTTGCCGCAAGCCGGAAGCACTGGGAGGCGACCGTTGCCCAAAAGGAAGAGGATCTTCAGAAGCACGTCCTGCAGGTTCCCATGTATGAACAGGCCAGCCGTGATTATGACGCTGCGCTGGACCAGCTTAAGGAACTGGATTCCCGGTACAAAGATGAGATTGCCCGTTTGCGCGTACCCCGTGAGGCAATTGAAATGTATCAGCTGCCGACCTATCCTGCTGCGCCCTACAAGCCGAATGTGACCATTAACCTGGCGGTGGGAGCGGGTGCCGGTCTGTTGCTGGGTATCGGATTGGCCTTGCTTCTGGAATTCATGGATACCTCCGTGAAGACCATGGAAGATGTGGAACGGGCTCTTCAGGTTCCCGTCTTGGGCATTATTCCCAAGAATGTGCCTATTCTGCATTCTTCCGATGTCATGGGGCCGGATGCGGAAGCCTACCGCATTTTGCGGACGAACATAGAATTCAATAAGAAAGGGCTGGAAGAAATTTCCCTGACCTTTGTTTCCGGGAGCGCCGGGGAAGGGAAGACCACCACCCTGTGCAATCTGGCCTATATTTGTGCCCAGGGGGGTTATGCCACCCTGATGATTGACGCCGACCTGCGCCGTTCCAAGCTTCACCGGTATTATGAGCTGGATAATGAGGTAGGGCTGACTTCCTACCTGCTGGAAGATTATCCTCTGGAGGAAGTCATTTTTCAGACGCCCATTGAAAACCTGTACGTCATGCCTGCGGGACCCACTCCCTTTGACCCTTCGGGCGCCTTGAATTCCCGCAAGTTTAATGAATTGCTGCAGGAAGTGAAGCAACGTTTTGACATTGTGCTGGTGGATTCCCCTCCCATCCTGGGGGTCAGTGACTCCGCCGTCATTGTAAGCGAGGTGGACATGACTCTTATGGTTGTCCAGCCCCGCAAGCTGCCGCTGAAAGCCCTGTTGAGGCAGAAGCAGGTAATCGAGTCCGTGGGCGGCAACCTGGCCGGCGTGGTGATGAATAATGTGGACATTACGTCCGATCACCAATATCAGTATTACACAACTTACTATTCCTATTATTCTGCGGATGGCGCTTCCTCCGGAGAGAACGCGGATGCCTCTTCCATGAAGAAGGTGGAACGTTCTGGAAAGGCCAAGGAGCTGGCAGCCACCCAGTCCCATGATAGTGAAGATTTGTATTAA